The sequence below is a genomic window from Phoenix dactylifera cultivar Barhee BC4 chromosome 16, palm_55x_up_171113_PBpolish2nd_filt_p, whole genome shotgun sequence.
ATTACCTTAAAGACCTCATATGCATTAGATTGCTCTCTTGATATCACTTACCTATGAATTGATATAGGTGACAAAATTTTAGCATACAAGAGACCTGATTCTAATGTCACCTAGTACCCTCCTTTCATTAGTGTTAAGAGTTATAAATATCCAAAGACCTTATATCTGTTAAGAAATAAGATCAAAGTGCATCAGTGGGACTATATCACAATTCATGACTCTTTAACTTTAGTTCTAATCTAAAGTTAAAAGAATAAGAGAATTACAAACATATCATCACTTATATACAAATAAAGTTCCCGAATTGTGCTGATGAGAAGCTTAACCTCAATGAAACCAATGCAATGAGACTGCTATAGTTTTGCCCCCTTTGATGAAATTCCAtataagagaaaataatagtatcattaagcaattttacattatcatatttaattttaattacggACAGATTAATCTTTATCTAGTCTCATGTTTCTTTTCATTGTGTTTAAATAACTACACCATTACTAAAAATAAACAAGACTTTaagagtgtgaatgcatgcatcATGGGCCCAAATTTGGGGATAGATAATGATACTCTTTCTTTGGGATTTTGCTTTAGTATGCTTTGTCATTTATGAAATTTAGGCTCTGAAATCTTATCCTTTGgttaaaaaatgataaaaatgacATTTGAATGTGTCATTAATTTCAGTTGGTCAAAAGAACTAGGGCAATGTCATGTGGCATGCAATTAAGCATCAAAGCAATAGCATTGATCTACCACCACCAAGCTATTGAAATCATTGCAATAGAAATAAATAGTTGGATACCTCTAGACCCTATCAATTTTCTCcctttgtctttcttttgtttgttgTGGAACCTCTTGGGTTCAACTTAAGTAGAAACATGGAGAGGAACATAATATAGAGAAGTGAGAGATAATGGTAAAGCTAAAACAAGTATAATTTAATCaatcatctctctcctttgtttGCTTAGCCTACTCGATTATGTAAGTTTAAAGCTCTCCTTAAACTATAAAGAAACTAACCAAATTCTTCCAGCTATTGCGTTAGTAGCAACCAAGCATCCAATAATATAACTTATCTCCTATAACTCCAGAATCCTATTACTTATAAAACTCAAGATTAATCCTGGTCTAGGTTTAGATTACTATTTTCCATTTTGGTTTCTAGGTCCCTTGTGAGAAGTAGCCCAAATTGGGCCTGTTTTGAACCAAAGTCGGCAAGCCTAGCCGACTTTTGTAAGTCCCTTCCCTCACCCTCATCAGTTCTTCCTGAAGCTGAGCTCTGTTTTCTGATATTTAACCCAACTCAAGATCCTATTTTCTGCCTTAAGTAGCCTTATTCTCAGGCCACCATCGCCAACTTGCTACTAGAGACCCTTGGCCACGCTCGTCGTGCCATTGCCAAACTACCatccctccttccctcctctcCATCTTCCCTTTGAGATGATAAGAAGCATCCCTCTTTACCATCCatattttgccaaaaaaaaagaaaaaagtggaAGAAACCAATCCCCTAATGTGATCTCACCTATTTAGATTGGGCCCAAAACTGATTAGGCTTAAACTTTTCTCTGCTGGTCAACCTGAACCAAATAGACCAGACccttaattagactcaaactaAGCTTCTCTCTCTTCGTTCAAATCTCTTGTTTTTTTCCTCTTGATTGTGAGCTAATGGTGTTAGTTATTTTGATTAGAGTTTTCAACTTTCAAGAAGCATTAGGTCTAAGGATCGAGCCACATGTCGAAGGTTGTGGTTCGTCTTACCGAAAGGATTTTAGAATCTAATTGATTTAGGACAGTAAGTTTTCTTTATCTCTGGTGATTTTATAGTGCAtgctatatattttaaaatcgaAATTCATATTGCTTAGCCTTGAACCAATGAATGAGATGAAAAATATtgcaatattttaaaattagaaattttaaaaaattatgcatgattataaTTATTATGCTTGCTTGCATAAAAAGAGTAATTCAAAATTATGgatcaagcataaattttttttccagaATGATTATGACAACGATGATTTAGTTGCAAAATTGCAGAGTTTGAAATGAGATGATATCCCTATTTTAATACTGCAAGACATTTGAAAAAAAGATGATTACTTCTATTTTAATCCTGCATTGTATTTGAAAGGAAATGATTATTCTATTTTGGTACAGCATAGTGAAATAAAATGTGAAATTTGGTTGATACTACATATGTTATTGAAATGAGTCTGTTTACTTTTTATGTATGAGAAATTAGTTTATTATGGATATTATAAAAACTCTCTAGTTCGACTATGGTTCGGATCTAGCTAATGGAACTGATCGTTGGCCACATATCAGAACCTAATTTATTCTAGATCTAGCCAATCGGAGCTGATCGCTTGTAGAGCTAGTTCTTTTGGGCCTAGCCTGTTCGAGCTGATTACTGGCACATACTGATGATTCTCATGTTTTGCTCTCAAAACATATCTCTTTACCCTACCATGGGATGAATCATGGCTATGTGATTAAGAGCTAATTTTTTTTGAGCCTAGCCAATTGGGATTAGTATTTACTATGATATTTGTTTCTTTGAGACAGACactaaattttctttcttgaaaaccCTTTATTATATACATTGTAGAATTCTGTATTATGTTTTGCCTGCTATCTCCTTCTAATGCCTCTAATTTATCAAGTCATTGTTTTACTTCTTGATTATGTTATATGTTTTCACtttgtcaattttttttaaaaaatatggttACTTATATCCAAATAAATTTTGCCAAGCATTAGGAATTCATTGTAAATGCAAAACTGGAATCTAACTGAAAACCAAATtcagatcaaacctataagattaatggtttttccctttctataaacccccccccccccccccccccccccaaaaaaaaaaaaaaaaacccaaataaataaataaataaataaataaaatgatacatgcatatatattgcTCCTTTTGCGTTTATCAAGTAATGCGATCATCAACAGTTGCAAACTGCTAATATTTATTTGATGTAACAGTCTTCTAGTCACATACTTCCGTTAAAACTATTGTGCAACTATAACAAGGGAAAACAATTGATGAAATTGCCTCGATTCCACCTTCTGTATTGCAGAAACTTTAATTCTATTATATTACAGTAATCATAGAAACCTTTTAAAATTGATGTGCGGTGCATGAGATAAGGAATGCTACTTATATCCATCCTGAAAAGTAATCATAGATTATGTTAAATTACAAATCAACTTCTCAACCTAATTCTCTCTGATTTCTTGAATTATAGTCATTGggttagaaaaaaaatcatatgttCATAAGGTTAGAgccttaaaattttatattataataatttagCCTGGTTTGGATTGACCCACAAATATAACTGCTGAAAAATGAAATGCAGTCGAATGGGTCACTCCGATAAAAACCTAATGAGACTTTACTAACTCAACCAATTAAAAATACTTTTATATTTATGAATTAATTAAATgaattttatacaaatttttatgttattttatattttctcatATTATGAACCAGCCTTGTAGTTCATGTCACACCAAATTATGAATATATCTTGGACTTAAATCAGGTCCTCAAATAATAGAAATATTATGATGAAATTCCTTATATCCTTGCTACTACCGGCTGAGCGCATCATCCTTCATCCTTGAGCAAGACTCGGCCACAATGATTGATTGAATAtgaaagaagggatggagggcaGATGGAAGTCTCCTGCTATGCGACATCCGTCTAATGCTGAGAAAATATAGTATCTTTCAAATAGTGCACGTGTATCGAGAAACGAACAGAACTGCAGAAATGGATTGTTTCCACATCAGAGAGCACCCTTCTCGCATTTGTGTCAGATTGTAGCTGTTGATTCTGCTGGCTGCACTTCCATTAAAGTAAGATGAACAaccattgtaccaaaaaaaaaaaaaaaaaaaccgccaTCCAAGAAGTAGTCCTCTTTATGATAAGCGCCATAACAAGCATTCTCGGCAATGAAAACTCTAATCTTGTCACGGATTCATTACTTCAGCCAAAGGATCTAAGGCAACTCATCagactttaaaaaaataaaaaaataagggcACGCTAAATAAAGGTGACACGTGTCCTTATCTGGTACGGTCGGACGAAGGACTAATCTCTCGCCTCCGGCCGCCGCACGCTCCCGCCGTCCGACCAGAGAAATAAATCGCCTATCCCAGGGCAATCTCGTAAATTTGGCCGCCATCGCAACGCCTCACACCGAGCTCCGAAGTCCTCTTCGTTTCTTGAACACCACGACCGCCACCGACGAGGTTCCGTTCAGCGCCCGCACCGCCACCACCTCCGATGCCCTCAGCAGCGCCGCCACTGGCGCCGCCGCCCTCACCGCTCCCCCGCGCCGCGCCCGGCTCACCACCATCGCCCCGACCCGCCCCGGCCGCAGCACCCGCTCCATCTCCAGCACCACCTTTGCCGGCGCCCCGGCCCGGTCCAGCCCGGAGGAGAACACGAAGTCGAACGCCACCCGCCTGAACGGCAGCCCGCCGCACCCCTCCATCGCCTCCACCGCCGCGTTGACCCCCATCTTCCGCATtgccgcggcggcggcggccgggCCGGAGCCGCGCCCGACGCAAAGGGCGCGGTCGCCGGGCCAAAGCCACTTCCGGGCCATCAGATCCAGGATCACGGCATCCAAAATTGGCGCCGGGAGGGAGGCGCCAGTGGTGACGGGAGCGCCGTCGCAGGCGTCGGAGGAGGCGTCGATCTCGCGGAGGGAGGGGAGGATGGGGAGCgcggcgacggcggcggagaCGAGGAGGATCTTGATGACGAGGGATCGAGAGAGCAGATGGTGGTAAATGAGCTGGAGTTTGAAGTGGTCGAGCTCGAACCTTCCCATGGGGGAAGCTGGGGTTGGGGTTAGGGTTTCTCACTCGAAGAAGTAGGGTTTCCCAGAGCCAAGAAGAGGGGTGAGGGTTAGCGAGTACAGAAGCGGGAGGAGGTGTGGTTACCGCCAACGAGGAGGGGGGACGGTGGCGGCGAGGGGAGCCAGACACGTGCCGGGACGCGGAGGCGGCACGTGCCAGCCATGCTCTCGATGGAGAGAAGAAGACGGAAGCGGGAGTGAGGGGATGGGCGTCGGTGGTCGACGGAGGCGTTTTCGTACCAGAGCTATCGGTGGAGAGTCTTAAGAACCGCCCCTCGATATGTCTAATTTTACGAAGCTACCACGGCTATTTTAAACGTCCGCGCAGGACGTCAGTGGCCCCTTCCTGCATCATATGCGCCATCTGATTTGATTGCTGGCTCTTTCATCGATGGGATCTGAGTGACTTCGTAACTTCGGCTCACATTCCATGCTTGCAGGTATGCGATCAGAGAGAGTTTAAGGCTGaatttagtttttattttaaaatcaagATCCATTTGGAGCAGTGTTATTATCTTGATTAGTAAAACACTAGTGAGCTAATAGTTGAGCTTTGGAAGAAGTTACACACTTATGTTTAATTGTTTACATGGTCTGCTGCTTGTTACCTATTGCCTAACATAGTTTACATGTTAATTTTGCTAGAACTATATAATGAATTCTAGATCTCACTTATTTTTTGGTTAGAGCTTATATACTTTCCGCTCATGGCTCGATGGGTTTGAACTATGACGGTGCTGGCTtatggttatatatatatatatatatatatatatatatatatatatatttaaaaaaattatgatatcTTTATTGTGCTGTCGTATGGTATAGAAGACATGTCCAGCAAAATATTCTTTTGATATtttctattgaaataaaaagagatTGAATATCTTGATGCTTAGCTTTAGGTTTGATAACATGCAAGAACTACCATGCATCCAATAAATGTAAGGACAAAAAGTATGcttaaatattttctaatatgACCTAAATtattgttagtttggatctccttagaactttattttaatCAAATCTTAACGATCTTATAAGATTTTCCATTCAGATTGGAATATTATTCCTAATTAGATGCCGAAGGAGCCATGATTTGTTAGAACTAGGGTAACGATGGCAAGTCCAATACCAGCAAGCATAAGGCCTTCTTCCATCTACTTAGCTCCATTAATCCCCACATTGAAGTCGGAAAATGAGAGAGAAGGTTGGAATGTCACGTGTTCTTTAGTTTTATACGTTACTGTAGACTAGTCCAGAAGGATTCCCAGGGAGGGCCAGCCCGCCCACAGAACCACGCAATATACCGGTGACAGCGCGGCAAAGTTGTAGTTTCTTCCAAATCGGAGGGGCATTAAGAAGAGCGGTGCTCACTCTCTCTCGCACCAATAATACCGACACGCTACGCCTGCCATTCTCCTGACGGCCCCCCTCCCTCCGAAGTCCCAACTCTCGGCTATCCGAAACCCTAAATATGTGATCCTCCCAGTTAGTCCCCGCCGGCGATCTCTCCGATGGCTCCCGTCCGCGTTCCCGCCCGCGTCTGGGTGCCACTCCAGCAAACGCACCGCCGTCTCCTCGTGGGTGGAAATCACACCTCCTCCAGATTCTGCACTCGCTAAAccttctctcctccctcctctctggtTTTCCATCTCCTCAAATTTCTTCCCTTCCAGAAAGGGAAAAACGCCTTCTTTTCCGGCAAAAACTCTCGTTTAGTAGCTTGCAATGGGGCCGACCAGATCGCTGGTCCTCAAAATCCTCGTCGCCTCCGCCGCATTGGTGGCGGCCGCCCTCCTCCGCCTCGACCTCGCCGCCAGGACCGAAGGCGGCGCCGGCTGCTGCGACGCCTTCCTCTCGGGATTCCCCGCCCCTCTCGCGAACTCCACTGATCTCGACGCGGCCTTCCGCGAGCTGATCGCGAGGAACTGGCTCTCCCCTGGCGGCCGCGCCCTGTGCGTCGGTCCGGGCTCCGGCACCGCTGCAGCCGCCGCGTGGCGGCTGGGCTTCCGTACCGTAGCCGTCGCGGCCCCCGCCGCGGCCTGCTGCGGCCTCCCCTTCGCCGAGGCGTCCTTCGACTTCGCCTTCTCGGCGGCGCTAGACCGGGCCCGGGTGCCGGCCCGGGTGGTTTTAGAGATGGAGCGGGTCCTCCGGCCCGGCCGCGTCGGTGCGGTGTTCTGGTTCCTGTCCGGTCCGGTCCGACCGGATGGTCTGATGAAGGCAGCCGCGCCGGTCGCCTCTTGGTTGCGGTTCTCGGAGGTGATCGGAGCGCGAGCAGTGAACGGATCCGCGATGGTGGTGTTCAAGAAGAGGGGCATTCCCGGCTCGGCGATCGCCGGAGTTAGCCGTGGCACGTCCGAAGACGCAATTACAAGACTGCCACTGTACTTTGACCAAATTATCGAGCACTTGCGCGTTGCCCTCGTTCCTGGAGGGTCTCTCGCTAAACTTCTGTAGGCACACGTGCCAACTCCTACGTATCTCTTGAAATAAAGCGCCGGCTCTCTCGCTTTCGCCGCGTTTCGGCGTCCGATGGAAGCTTGGGAGAAGCAAGCAGGAAGCAGGAAGTGTCGGGTTTTAATATTTTGTTTCGAAAGTTTGTTCGAAAAGATGATGCAGGGAGGTGGGGAGCGGCTGAGCTGGCCCCCGTGTTACCTGTTTGGTGTGGTGTGGGTTAATAAAGAGGGCCCCACCTTTGGTTGGGATCCTCGTTTGTTGTGGTCCGTTGGCTCAGTTGTGATTGGGTGTGCCTTGGATATGCCGGGCCCACCACCATTCCTCAGGTGGACTGGCTTCTTCTGTTGTCTTTGGTAGTGATTTGCTTTCTTAGGCTTTCTTTTACTTAAAATCTTTGATCCAGTGTAGTGTGTTTCCTAGTTTAGTTCGGTGTGTGTCACTTGGCTAAATTTGCTGATGCTAAGTTGCTAATATCGTGGCATGGTGGTGTGTTAAATTTTTGTGTGAGGAGGAGTCTGCTACTTTTTGCTTCTTGGCCCGGGTTGAGCAAGTGATATCTAGATAGAGAGTTAGGTTCGTTGTTAGTAGAAGGAGCTAATTCCTTTGGAACTGTGAAGTTTGGAATTGATGGTTCTGTGGACCCGATAAGACCAAGAAGAGAGGGACAACATAGATCTAAGATTGACCTGTGAATTTTAGCTTGGATGGTACAGTGTCTTGCCTCTAATTCAGAGATGggagattcaatttcttatagccatggctttttttttttcaatccctaattaatttTCCGGTTCTGCGAGCAGTGGCTCGGTTTTCATAGGGTTCTGTATTTCAGCTCAGGAGGTGGGGTTGCGGATATAAGTTAGACTGTGGAGTTGGAACCCCTCATCCTTTCAAAAGAGATAACAGAAGTGAGATTTTGGATTTATAATTCACAAACACCTTTCGCATGTAAGGTGATGTACAAGGGTGCTGGTCGAAATACCAAAGAAGGTGCAAGCTATAAGATTATAAGCTGAAACATTAAGAGGGCGTTTGGTATGGGCGATCATTCCAAGATCAATGGCGATGTGGGTGGAGTTGACGAGATCACTGCATTTGGTTGTACTATAGTGATCCTACATGGTAGTGCCTAAATCATCCTCACTTCTTAAATCACTGCCTAACTTAGTGATGGAATACCCATTGTTAAGATTAGGTATCCAAGATCGCCACATCTTGGACTAACATTTggaaacaaaaatattctttagtccaacgaaaaaaattaatatatcaatatattattaatatattacatcaatattatatattatcgtATATTATATTGACATTAACTTTACCATATAAGCTATTTATTTTGTAATTACAGATAAACAAATTGTAGCCAGTTTTATCACAGTTGTaataaattgtttttttttattgattgttTGATGATTTGTTAAACATTTCTTTAAAGATTTCTATTTTAGTAGAGGGTTGTAGCCAAGTCCTGTTTTATTAAAGATGACTTGTTGGCTgtctaaaattatatttaattttttaatgtttaaaataaatttatcaaCAAAAGATTTTAGCTTGTTTACTTTTTTACTTAAGTTCTGATTTTCTTGCAGTATTGtttgttttacttttaaaatattttcattttcatttatcAAAGTTTGATTTTTCAATTTGAGTTCTCTACTCCTATGACTAAGCTTTTTAAATTCACCTAATAATTCATAAAAAGCTTtttgaagttcatcaaaagtaagTTATTTAAGGTTTCAGAATTTACCTTATCCTCATGAACTATGAGGCATAAGTTTGTTGTTTATTTGGCTTTTTCTGAGCTTTCCGCAATGGTTGGCAGTTCGTTCTATAGTGATCTGGTTTCTTATATTCATAGGATATTAGcggcttttttctttttttttggttccgcTCACCATTAACCAAAGGAATTCTCCTAATTCCCTGCCTtcttctcatcaatcttttgaatctttttgTGATGAGGGCCATTTCTTCATCATCCTTTGTATCATCAGATTTTTCACTCTCTTCTTCTTGTTGAGCAGTTGATTTGAGAGTGATGgtcctttttttctttgattcctCTTCTTCAAGCTATTACTTCATAGATAGCTTATGAGTCATCAACGAACCCAACAATTTTTTTAGAGGAAAGgcattgaggtcctttgcttcttggatgGTTGTAACTTTGGTCTCCCACGTTCTTGGCAATGACCTAAAAATCTTTTTCACCAAATCACTGTTACAGTATGATTTACCAAGACTTTTAAGGCCATTTATGATATTTGTAAAATGAGTAAACATATTAAAAATAGACTCACTggtttttcattttaaataactcATAGTTATATACAAGCATattgattttagattctttaacttgattagtgCCTTCATGAGTTACTTCCAGCCTattccaaatttctttagcagaagAGCAAGTAGATATGCGATTAAATTCATTAACATCTAATGAACAATACAAAATATTCATGGTCTTAGCATTTAGCTGTACTATTTTCTTATCAAATTCATCCTATTCTTCTTTGGGTTTAGGAAGAGACACACCATCAATTATCTTCGTGGGGTATGTGAGGTTCATTAATTATGGCACTCTACATGTCATAATCTAGTGCATGAATAAATATGGGCGTTcgagctttccaataagtgtaGTTGGTGctattaaatagaggaggtctgtTCGTCGAGTGACCCTCGAGGAGAGAGATACCAATAGGGGATGCAATAGATCTTTGACTTGTTGATGGTTAGGCCAATGAGAAATTTGAGTAccaagctctgataccagttgttgcccagctatgcagcccaagaggaggATGAATTAGATTTTTCGAAAATTttagctaacaatgaagcagaaTAAAGTTTGATAAAAGAATATAAACTTTAGCAGTAGGCAGATAAGTAAATAAGCTCAAGATAAATGCAGATAGATCGAGCAATACATACACAAGAGATTTATAGTTGTTCGCTACCAATCctacacctacatccactttctaagattttcttttggaaaattttactataatctataACCCAAATTATAGCCTAGTTGTTTTTTTGAATTCACAACCAAAGCTAATTGATTTTTTCAGGTAAATCAATCAAAATCTACAATCGATTAATTTTTAGGTTAGCaaacaacctagttgattttttcagtaaatcaaccaaaatctacatcgatagttttctaggttcacaatcaatccatctgatttttttagcaatcaaccaaaaccttCGCAATCCAATTTCAAGTTTATATGGAGTTTCAATCCTTGAAACTTGGTATAACAAAGAATAGAAAGAATTTAAGCCCAATGAATTTAGTTCCAATACAATAAATACAAAGTAGTAAATAGAACTAGACTCTGTTGGTTGACTTGATTGCTTTTGAAGGCGCTTCACCAACTCTCTGATGTTAAGTATGCGAGCGATCAGCTCATAATgaaaacatttgaatgatatctttcttgaagctctctctttttgcttttttttttttttttctcgctcTAATGTATTTGTCTTTGGAGTACATGAGCTTACTTTTTTTCTTGGGTGTTCTCTTGCATTTATACTCTTTGGAGAAGATTGGAGCACTTTTCTAGTTGTTAGACAGTTAATAAAGCCATTGTGCAATGAAAATAGTCATTCTGATTCACAagaaaactagccattactatTGTCAGGCGCaaaagagtcgactcgctgttTTCTGGAGTCGAATCAAAATTTTTAAGAGTCCACTCATGATCTCCAGGAATCGTCCTAAGCTTGTTTCTGTTTTTGCTGCACCCTATATTTCTTCTGTGGCACTTGTGGAGTTGGTTCTCTCAGTTCGGAGGGCGACTCGTCAGATGACTTAGGTCAACTTGTTGCTTTCAGGGATCGACTCTTTAACGGACTAACTTTCACTGTTCTCTATCTTTCACTATGGCTATTTTGAGGTCGACTCGATTGTTTCTAGAGTCGGACTAGAGTCAGCTCGTGAATTTCATAAGTCAATTGGCTAATGTGATGATTTTTTCGGCTCTCTGTCTTTTCTCTATGACCATTCCAGGATTGACTCGCTTTTGTCTGGGGTTGACTATTGCTAAAGTCGGCTCATTACAAGTTTGGGGTTGACTCTTGAGATAGCTCAGGAtgtaatttttctgttttgtttgTGAGCTTCAAAGAATTGCTTTTATGGCCTTTTGGAGTTCAATTTCTTGATGTAGAACTTCATATGAATGATCTTCATTTGAAAGTAGTTGATGACTTTCTTTTTGCTTTCTAAAATTAATCCATAAACTTAAAATAATAGATTAGTCAAATTTTGACTCAACTATTTTACATTATTAAAACCAACCCTTTAGGGTTAACATAGACCAATACACCAAGGGTACAGATTGATACACCAAGAAAGTGCAAATAAAAACACCAAGGGTGTAGGCCAATATAGCAAGAGTGTAGGCTAAGCGATTGTGGTCTAGACTGAGGGAGGTGGAAGCTATTAGCCTAGAATAAGATGTTTAGCAGAGTTAAGTCTAAGAAGGATGGTTAGCTAGCAGCTATCATTATCCATGATATAAGAGAAGTCACACTATCCGAAATATGAGAAGAGTGGTAGCGCTACTTATTAGGCATAACTATAATGACTGGCCCAGAATAGCAAGGACGAGTATCAAAATAGAGTAGTGATACCTATGGTACCACTACTTAAGATGTGAGTGGAGGATAACACTGCCTATAATACATTGGTAATAGTGGCCTATGTGGCACTATGTCGATTAGTATAGTAGGGAAGGTGAAGAAGTAGATGAGGGAAGAACAACAAGGCACAGGGAGAAAGAGTGAGCGTGGACTTTATAATTTGTGTTTAGTCTAAAAAGAGTAAGACATCCACATGCACGTGCTTATTGGCCATGCATCGTGCACATGCATAACTCGATCAGTGAGCGAGCGAGCATGGGTGTGCATCTGTGGCGTAAATTCCATAGATCCACTGATCGAACCAGGGTCCACTAGTTATGGAAGCAGTCAACGCAATCATTTGTATTAATTCTTCTAATATGGGACTAAAGAATTTAAATAAATTGAAATTATAAATGCTTTAATAGTTGAGCTTTTTAACCAAAATTCAGGATTTTTAAAAGgtgtttaaatattaaatattatataatatcgcAACAAAAGCACAAGCATTAATGTTACAAAATGAATAAAGATCGCCTTTTTTATATTAGGCTTTGTTTATAAGTGTCATCTTAGATTCAGGCCTCCGATGATGCTTATAAGCACCGTCTTAGGCTGGCATCTGGTTTTCAACCTCCGATGACGCAGAAAAGCGTCGGCTAAATGGGCAGGAGTCCCACGACGCTTTTGAGCATCGTAGCACGAAAAGCGTCGGCTAAGCAAGCAgaagtccgacgacgcttttaagcattgtcTACTCACTCCCTTCTTTGATGCCTGCCTAAATAGTGTCGGTAAATTTTGGGGCCGAAGCTAAAGTTACTGACGCCTCTACGTAGCGTTGGTAGCTAGATATCGACAATACCCAATTTTTTTTGTAGTGGTAACATCTCATTTAGACTTGAACCTCGCTTAGTATTGATCGTATCAAACTAAAAGAGTCAtagttgatttgatcttgaactAGATTCTCTGCATTTAGATTTTAACGGATTGTACACGTTATATAGGACGCTATACATATTTTTAATTTCATGAAAGTTGATAGGGTTATCCAAACCCGTTGTTGCATCCATGGGGACCACTATAATTATTATTGCAATATTATGTGC
It includes:
- the LOC103717927 gene encoding uncharacterized protein LOC103717927, with the translated sequence MGRFELDHFKLQLIYHHLLSRSLVIKILLVSAAVAALPILPSLREIDASSDACDGAPVTTGASLPAPILDAVILDLMARKWLWPGDRALCVGRGSGPAAAAAAMRKMGVNAAVEAMEGCGGLPFRRVAFDFVFSSGLDRAGAPAKVVLEMERVLRPGRVGAMVVSRARRGGAVRAAAPVAALLRASEVVAVRALNGTSSVAVVVFKKRRGLRSSV